The following is a genomic window from Crossiella equi.
GTCCGGGACAGGGCGGCGTAGCGCTCCTCGTGGTCGTGGTGCAGCCCGGCGGTGATCGCGGCGCGGGTGCGGCGGACCCGGGTGACCTCGGCGGCACGCGCGGCGGTGGCGGCGATGCGGTGCAGCAGGACGGCGGCGAAGCCCACCGCGCTCTGGTAGCCGAACACGGTGACCCCGGCGATGAGCAGGCCGACCAGGTTCGCCTGGCTGGCCTGGCCGATGAGGACCAGCTGCACGACGTTGACCACCGCGTGCACGCCGAGGAAGGCCAGGACCGCCGCGATGCCCTTGTCCAGCAGGAGCAGCACGCCGAACCAGCCCAGGATGAAGAAGGACCACTCGGCCGGGGAGACCACCAGGGGCGGTGGCACGCCGCTCAGGGCCAGCACCGCCGAGCCGTAGACCAGGGCCAGCAGCGGCCAGCGCCAGTGGCCCGGGTCGGCGCGGACCGCGCAGAAGGCGGCGACCGCGGTGAGGGTGCCGAAGGCGACCAGCTGGAAGGCGAGGGGGCGGTAGACGTCGGCGTGGGCGACGATCACCGGCAGGGCCAGGCCGAACAGGCTCGCGAAGGCGATGAGCAGGGTGGCCAGGCGGAGGGCGCGGAGGCAGGCGGCCGCGGTGAGCTCGCGGCGGGGGCGGGCCGAGGCGGGGGCGGCTTCGGCGCTCTCCTGGACGGCGGTCATCCCGGCCACTCCAGCCGCACCGTGGTCCCGGTCCCGGGTACCGACTCGACCTCGCCCCGGCCGCCGACGCGGTCCATGCGCGCGAGCACCGAGTTGGCCACGCCGCGGCGCTGGCCGGAGACCTCCTCGACCACGAACCCGCGGCCCTCGTCCCGGACCTCGACCACCACGTGCCCGGCCGCACCGGTGAGGGACAGCTGGGCGCGGCCCGTGCCCGCGTGGCGGTGCACGTTGCGCAGCGCCTCGCCCACGCCCCGGGCCAGGGCCGTCGCGACCTCGGGGGGCAGGACCGGCTGGTGGTCCACGCGGACGTCCACCGAGACCGGGGCCGACTCCGCCTCGCGGACCAGCAGCGGGGCCAGCGGGACCGGTTCGCCGTCCGGCCGGGGGCGTTCGGCCAGGGCCGCCACGTCACGGGCCGCCTGGGCGCTCAGCCACGGGGCCGGGCCGTCGGCCACGCCCGCGCCGACCATCATCAGGGTGGCCGCGCCGGTGTCGTGCAGGGTGGCCAGGTACTCGCGGTGCTCCCGTTGACGCGCGGCGGCCACCTCGGCCTCGCGGTCGGCGAGCTCGGCCGCGTCCGCCGCCTCGTCCGCGGCCCGCGCCGCGCGGCGGACCAGGACATACAGCAGTCGGGACAGGGCCGCCTCGACGAACAGCCACAGGCCGTAGGGCACGCCGGTGTCCCAGTCCGCGGCCAGGGCCGCGCCGCCCGCGTAGGCCAGGACCAGGACCGCGACGCCGCCCGCGACCAGGCGGGTGCGCCACTGCCAGCTGACCGAGACCACCGAGACCACGACCAGGACCCAGCTGGTGCCGTCCGAGGGGGCCGCGATCGGTTCCACGTACCGCTGGACCAGGCACAACGCCACCATCAGGGTCAGGTCGGCGGGCAGCAACCAGCGGCCCCGGGCACGCCAGAGCACCAGGTTCCAGGCGTTGACCACCACCGCGGCGGTGATCGTCTCAACCGTGAAACCGGCCGCGAAGGGCGCCAGCACACCCGCGCACAGGCAGACCACCGTGCGGATGACCAGGGAGAACCGGAACGCCGCGCGCTGGAACTCGCCTACCGCGGGCCCCTGCATGCCGGTTTGCCTCTCCACGTGACGACGCCGCGCGGAGTCCCCACCCCGCGCGGCCGCCACCGTAGCGCCGCGTGCCCTGCCCGGACAACGCAGCGGCGCCCCGGCGGAGGAAACCCCCAGGTCTCCCCCTCCGCCCACCGGGGTCGACTTCCCGGCACCAGGGCGACGTGACCAGGCTAGGACCGGCGGGCGAGCAGTGGTGTCGGTCGTTCGCCCCCCACTTGCGGCGTGGTCTCGCGACTGCGCTGCGTGAGCACCACGCACGCCAGCACCACGCCCGCCATCACCGCGGTGAACACGCCGACCTTCTCGCCGAGCAGCAGCACCGACCAGGTCAGCGTCAGCACCGGCTGCGCCAGCTGCGTCTGCCCGACACGGGCCACGCCCCCGCGCGCCAGGCCCGCGTACCAGGCGAAGAAGCCGAGGAACATCGACACCAGCGACAGGTAGCCGAAGCCCAGCCAGGACGGCACCGGCACCTGCGCGGGTGCGGCGGGCATGGTCAGCAGCGCGACCGGCACGGTGCCGGGCAGGGACAGCACCAGGGCCCAGCAGATCGTGCGCGCCCCGCCCAGGTCGCGGGAGAGCGCGCCGCCCTCGGCGTACCCGAGCCCGCACACCACCACCGAGGCCAGCAGCAACAGGTCGGCGAGCTCAAAACCGCCGGTCAGCGCGCCGGTGGTGGCCACGAACAGCAGCACCGCGACCAGGCCCGCGCCGGAGGCCAGCCAGAACCGGCCGTTGGGGCGCTCGCCCGCGCGCAGCACGGCCCACACCGCGGTCGCGGCGGGCAGCACGGTGATCACCACCGCGCCGTGCGAGGCGGTCTGCATGGTCAGGGCCAGGGAGCTGAACAGCGGGAACCCGATCACCACGCCGAAGGCGACGACCAGCAGGCTGCGCACCTGCCGCGCGGTGAGGCGGCCGAAGCCGGTGACGGCCAGGTAGCCGAGCGCGAGCACCCCGGCCAGCACGGCGCGGCCGAAGGCGACGAACCACGGGCTCAGGTGCTCGACCGCGATGCGGGTGAACGGCAGGGAGAAGCTGAAACCCAGCACGCCCAGGAGGCCGAGGAGCACACCGCCCGTTATCCGGTTCCGGCCGATAACGTTACTCTTGTCCTTCATGAATGACGATAACGCCGCCCGTCGCGTTATCCAAGAGCTGCGGGCCCACGTCACCGCCGCCGCGCCGGGCAGCAAGCTGCCCTCGGTGCGGGACCTCATGGCCAGGCACCACGTCTCCCCTGTCACCGTGCAGCGCGTGCTGCGCGAGCTGGCCGTGGAGGGGCTGGTGGAGACCCGGCCGGGGCGGGGCAGCTACGTGGCCCAGCGCCAGGTCGCCGTTACCGAGGTGGCCGACCTGTCCTGGCAGAGCGTGGCCATGGGCGAGCGCCGCGCGGGTGAGGAGGCGCTGCCGGAGCTGCTGGCCATGCCGCGCCCGGAGGCCATCCCGCTCTCCGCCGGGTACCCGGAGACCGCGCTGCAGCCGGTCACCGCGCTCGGCCAGGCGCTCTCCCGCGCCGCGCGCCGTCCGCAGGCCTGGTCTCGGGGTGTGGTGGAGGGCCGGGACGACCTGCGCGCCTGGTTCGCCCGCGAGGCCGGGGGCGCGCTGCGGCCCGGGGACATGGTGGTCTGCCCGGGCGGCCAGTCCGGGCTGGGCACGGTGCTGCGCGCGCTGTGCGTGCCGGGCGACACGCTGCTGGTGGAGTCGCCGACCTACCTCGGCACGATCGCGGCCGCCCGCACGTTCGGGCTCAAGGTCATCGGGGTGCCCGCGGACGCCGACGGGGTGCGCCCGGACCTGCTGGCCCAGGCCTTCCAGCGCACCGGCGCGCGGGTGTTCTACTGCCAGCCCACCTTCGCCAACCCGCACGGCGCGGTGCTGTCCGCGACCCGGCGGGCCGAGGTGCTGGGCGCGGTGCGGGCGGCCGGGGCCTTCCTGCTGGAGGACGACTGGGCGCGGGACCTGGCCCTGGACGGCGAGGCACCGACGCCACTGGTGGCGCAGGACCCGCACGGGCACGTGGTCTACCTGCGCTCGCTGACGAAGTCGGGGGCGCCGGGCCTGCGGGTGGCCGCGATCGGCGCGCGCGGGGTGGCCGGGGCACGCATCCGCACCGCCCGGGTGGCCGACGACTTCTTCGTCTCCGGCCCGTTGCAGGAGGCGGCGCTGGAGTTCGTGGCCTCACCGGCCTGGCCACGCCACCTGCGGTCCCTGCGCGCCGGTCTGGCGGCGCGCAGGGACGCGTTGTTGACCGCTCTGGCCCGTCACCTGCCCGAGCTGCGACCGGCGGTGGTGCCCAAGGGTGGGCTGCACGTGTGGGTGCGGCTGCCCGACGGGGTGGACGACGTGGCGCTGACCACGGCGGCCGCCGCGCACGGGGTGGTGGTGTTCCCGGGACGGCCCTGGTACCCGGCCGAGCCACCCGGGCCGCACCTGCGTCTGACCTACGGGGCGGCGGGGCCCGAGGTGCTCGCGGAGGGGATCCGCAGGCTGGCCGCGGCCTTCGCCACGCTGGGGCGGACCTCCGGCTGAGTGCGCTGGATCTCGTCCAGCATCTCGGCGATGGTGTCGGGCCGGAAGAGCTCGACCACCTTCCTCGCGGCTGCCAGCAGCTCTTCCCGGGACTCGACACCGCTCTGCTGGATGACGCTCTGGTAACTCACTGACTCACAACCTCCACCGGCCGCCCCGAACTCCATTGCCGGACAACACATGTACCTGCCAGTAGGTGGTTACCGGCCAGTCATCGCCCAATCGGCCGTGGTAGAGGTGCGTCACAGGTTCGCTGCTGGTACAAGCAACACCAGCACCGGCCCGGGGGCGAAGGGCAGCGGACGGCCGTCCACCAGCGTGAAACTCGTGCCCGAAGTGGCGTCCGGACGGGACCAACGAGCCTCGAAAACGTTGGCGTCACGGAGGATTTGCGCCTGCCCGGTGCCGACGGTCTGCGCGAACGGCGAGGCGCTGCCGCGCACGTCCCGGAACGGCGACTCGCGCACCGGCACGCGCTGCACCACGACCGTGCCCGGTGTCACGGCGCCGCCCTCGGCGTCGGCGAGCGGGGCGCCGTCCAGCGCGATCCGCCAGCGGCCCTCCTGCGGGGAGATCGTGACCGAGGTGGCCGGGTAGCGCACCTGGTGCTGGGTGACCGGGCTGCCGCCGTCGGGCTTGGCGCCGAAGCGGAAGCCGATGTCGCGCACGGGCTGCGCGCCGATGGCGGCGGTGCGCAGCTGTGCCGGGTCGGCGTACAGGTCGTGCGGCGCGGCGCGCCTGGGGTCGCGGCGGTAGGCCTGGCCCGCGCGGCCGGGCGGTACCGGGACCAGCGCAGCGGCGTCGATGCGCGGAGCCAGCTCGGGCGCGGAGCCGGAGTAGGCCAGCGCGGGGCGGCCGTACTGGGCGAGCAGCTCCAGGTCGGTCTCGCGGGCGCTGCGCACCGGGCCGACCGTGCCGGGCAGCGTGGAGCCGAACACCGCGACGAACCGGGTCAGACCGCCCTCGACGGGTTCCAGGTAGAGCACGTCGGCGCGGCTGAGCCCGGCCTGCGGGCGGGCCGGGGCCAGGTTGTCGACCTTGACCGCGAGCACCGGCCCGCCGGGGTCGGCGGGCAGGCCGGTCAGCGGGGACAGCGAGCCCGGCGTGCTGGTGCCGGAGGTGACCGGCGGGGCCTCGCCGGAGCAGCCCGCGAGCACGAGCAGCAGCGCGAGCGCCGCGCGCCTCACGGCCATTTGGCGATCACCAGCTGCGGGGCGAGCCGGGTGCGCGGGGCGGGCAGGGCCAGCAGCTCGGAGACCGCGTCGGTGAGCGTGCCGGTGTAGTCCCAGACCACACCGCCCTTGCTGCCGGGGGTGTCCGCGAGCAGGCGCACCGCGCGCACGTCGTGCCGGTCGGCGATGAACACCGCGTCGGTGAAGTCCTTGTCGCTGAAGGACCCCACGATGCCCAACGTCTGCTGCCCCTCGACCCAGGGCCGGAAGTTCCAGCCCGCGTCGCGCAGCGCGGCGAGCACGACCAGCTCGGGGTCCTGCCCCGCCGCTTCGCGCCCTGCGCTCACCGTCGTCACCTTCCCTCAGACATTGCGGAGAGTACCCTCCCCATCACGGTGTGGAACCACCGGGTTCACGGCACGTCCACTGGACCGCGGCAACCGGGTCACGGCCACGTGCAGCGTCATCGCGCACGGCACGCGCCCGTCGGGCAGTCGCGGGGCGGCCGCGTCGAAGGCCGTGCGCAGCGTGGCCAGGGCGGCGGAGTCCAGCGGGTCCAGGTCGTAGATGCCGGACATGGCCAGCCACACCGCGTCGAACGGGCCGGTCAGGTCCAGGCGCACCGCCCGCCAGTCCAGGGGCGCGAACCCGGCCGCGCCCAGCACGCCGGACAGGCCCTCCCGACTGCGGGCGCGCTGGTCGCCGAGGGCGGGCATGCGCCGGTCCTCGGGCACCTCCTCCAGCACCGCGCGCGTCAGGTCCAGGAAGACCTCGTAGGCCGTGCCCGGCACGCCCCCGCCGCCGAGCACCACGGCCAGCACACCACCGGGCTCCAGCACGCGGGCGATCTCGGCGGCCACCTGGTCCAGCTCGGCCATGAGCATCAGCGCCATGTGCGAGACGCAGGCGTCGAAGGAGTCCGCCGGGAACGGCATCTCCTGCGCGCGCCCGAGCAGCAGCCGCGCCTGGGCCAGCGCGGGCCGGGCGCGGGCGGCGGCCAGCGCCTCCGGGGACAGGTCCAGCCCGGTGAGCCGCCGGTGCGGGCTGGCCGCGAGCAGCTCCAGCAGGTAGCCGTCGCCGCAGCCCAGGTCGAGCACGCGGCGGCGGCCGGAGACGGTGTCGCGCAGCACCTGGTAGCTGGTGCGGCCGTCCGGGACCCGGCCCGCGCCCAGCGCGTCGGTGGTGACCGCCGGGCGGGTGGCGTGGAAGGAGCGCAGGAACGCCTCCTGGGCGGCGACGGACATGCGCGGGAATCTACGCGAGCCGCTTCACCTCCGTCACGAGGCTGGCCAACGAGTCCTTCGCGTCGCCGAAGAGCAGGGTGGTGCGCGGGTTGAACAGCAGCTCGTTCTCGATGCCCGCGAAGCCCGGCCGCATCGAGCGCTTGAGGAAGACCACCGCCTCGGCCTTGTCCACGTCCAGGATCGGCATGCCGTGGATGGGGCTGGCGGGCTGGTCGCGGGCGGCCGGGTTGACCACGTCGTTGGCGCCGATCACCAGCGCCACGTCCGTGCTGGCCAGCCGGGGGTTGACCTCCTCCATCTCCTTGAGCTGCTCGTAGGGCACGTCGGCCTCGGCCAGCAGCACGTTCATGTGCCCCGGCATGCGCCCGGCGACCGGGTGGATGCCGTAGGAGACCTCGACCCCGCGCTCGCCCAGCAGGTCGGCCAGCTCGCGCACCACGTGCTGGGCCTGGGCCACCGCGAGGCCGTAGCCCGGGACCACCACGACGGTGCGGGCGTAGCCGAGCTGGATCGCGATGTCCTCGGCCGAACCGGACCGGACCGTGCGCGACTCCGCCGCCCCGGCCCCACTCGTCGGGGTGAAGGTGAAGGCCCCGAAGAGGATGTTGGTGAGCGGGCGGCCCATCGCCTTGGCCATCATCCGCGTCAGCAGCGTGCCGGAGGCGCCGACGAGCGTGCCCGCGACGAGGAGCAGCGTGTTGCCCAGCACGTACCCCGAGGCGGCGACCGCCAGACCGGTGAAGGCGTTGAGCAGCGAGATGGCGATCGGCACGTCCGCGCCGCCGACGGGCAGCACGAACAGCACCCCGAGCAGCAGCCCGGCGGCGGTCAGCGCGACC
Proteins encoded in this region:
- a CDS encoding sensor histidine kinase → MERQTGMQGPAVGEFQRAAFRFSLVIRTVVCLCAGVLAPFAAGFTVETITAAVVVNAWNLVLWRARGRWLLPADLTLMVALCLVQRYVEPIAAPSDGTSWVLVVVSVVSVSWQWRTRLVAGGVAVLVLAYAGGAALAADWDTGVPYGLWLFVEAALSRLLYVLVRRAARAADEAADAAELADREAEVAAARQREHREYLATLHDTGAATLMMVGAGVADGPAPWLSAQAARDVAALAERPRPDGEPVPLAPLLVREAESAPVSVDVRVDHQPVLPPEVATALARGVGEALRNVHRHAGTGRAQLSLTGAAGHVVVEVRDEGRGFVVEEVSGQRRGVANSVLARMDRVGGRGEVESVPGTGTTVRLEWPG
- a CDS encoding DMT family transporter — encoded protein: MLLGLLGVLGFSFSLPFTRIAVEHLSPWFVAFGRAVLAGVLALGYLAVTGFGRLTARQVRSLLVVAFGVVIGFPLFSSLALTMQTASHGAVVITVLPAATAVWAVLRAGERPNGRFWLASGAGLVAVLLFVATTGALTGGFELADLLLLASVVVCGLGYAEGGALSRDLGGARTICWALVLSLPGTVPVALLTMPAAPAQVPVPSWLGFGYLSLVSMFLGFFAWYAGLARGGVARVGQTQLAQPVLTLTWSVLLLGEKVGVFTAVMAGVVLACVVLTQRSRETTPQVGGERPTPLLARRS
- a CDS encoding aminotransferase-like domain-containing protein, coding for MNDDNAARRVIQELRAHVTAAAPGSKLPSVRDLMARHHVSPVTVQRVLRELAVEGLVETRPGRGSYVAQRQVAVTEVADLSWQSVAMGERRAGEEALPELLAMPRPEAIPLSAGYPETALQPVTALGQALSRAARRPQAWSRGVVEGRDDLRAWFAREAGGALRPGDMVVCPGGQSGLGTVLRALCVPGDTLLVESPTYLGTIAAARTFGLKVIGVPADADGVRPDLLAQAFQRTGARVFYCQPTFANPHGAVLSATRRAEVLGAVRAAGAFLLEDDWARDLALDGEAPTPLVAQDPHGHVVYLRSLTKSGAPGLRVAAIGARGVAGARIRTARVADDFFVSGPLQEAALEFVASPAWPRHLRSLRAGLAARRDALLTALARHLPELRPAVVPKGGLHVWVRLPDGVDDVALTTAAAAHGVVVFPGRPWYPAEPPGPHLRLTYGAAGPEVLAEGIRRLAAAFATLGRTSG
- a CDS encoding DUF3048 domain-containing protein, coding for MAVRRAALALLLVLAGCSGEAPPVTSGTSTPGSLSPLTGLPADPGGPVLAVKVDNLAPARPQAGLSRADVLYLEPVEGGLTRFVAVFGSTLPGTVGPVRSARETDLELLAQYGRPALAYSGSAPELAPRIDAAALVPVPPGRAGQAYRRDPRRAAPHDLYADPAQLRTAAIGAQPVRDIGFRFGAKPDGGSPVTQHQVRYPATSVTISPQEGRWRIALDGAPLADAEGGAVTPGTVVVQRVPVRESPFRDVRGSASPFAQTVGTGQAQILRDANVFEARWSRPDATSGTSFTLVDGRPLPFAPGPVLVLLVPAANL
- a CDS encoding class I SAM-dependent methyltransferase; protein product: MSVAAQEAFLRSFHATRPAVTTDALGAGRVPDGRTSYQVLRDTVSGRRRVLDLGCGDGYLLELLAASPHRRLTGLDLSPEALAAARARPALAQARLLLGRAQEMPFPADSFDACVSHMALMLMAELDQVAAEIARVLEPGGVLAVVLGGGGVPGTAYEVFLDLTRAVLEEVPEDRRMPALGDQRARSREGLSGVLGAAGFAPLDWRAVRLDLTGPFDAVWLAMSGIYDLDPLDSAALATLRTAFDAAAPRLPDGRVPCAMTLHVAVTRLPRSSGRAVNPVVPHRDGEGTLRNV
- a CDS encoding NAD(P)(+) transhydrogenase (Re/Si-specific) subunit beta → MTVHLVYLFAALCFILALKGLSTPRHARKANLVGALGMLAAVVAAFWDGEVGNTGWILGAVVLGTVIGVPAARAVKTTAIPQMVALFNGVGGAAAALVALTEFLAAPGTTGLRAATAFGVLVGSVSFSGSVLTFLKLQELMTTRPVTLPFGRGLAVGTAVVCLGLAVAVLPTGSAALVVALTAAGLLLGVLFVLPVGGADVPIAISLLNAFTGLAVAASGYVLGNTLLLVAGTLVGASGTLLTRMMAKAMGRPLTNILFGAFTFTPTSGAGAAESRTVRSGSAEDIAIQLGYARTVVVVPGYGLAVAQAQHVVRELADLLGERGVEVSYGIHPVAGRMPGHMNVLLAEADVPYEQLKEMEEVNPRLASTDVALVIGANDVVNPAARDQPASPIHGMPILDVDKAEAVVFLKRSMRPGFAGIENELLFNPRTTLLFGDAKDSLASLVTEVKRLA